One part of the Desulfuromonas acetoxidans DSM 684 genome encodes these proteins:
- the hfq gene encoding RNA chaperone Hfq, whose translation MAKTPFNIQDQYLNQARKERVKITVVMMSGEQLQGYIKSFDNFCVLIESGGDFLLYKHAISSITSADGLFKLHGGRD comes from the coding sequence ATGGCAAAAACACCGTTTAACATTCAGGATCAGTATTTGAACCAAGCGCGTAAAGAGCGCGTTAAAATTACCGTTGTCATGATGTCGGGTGAACAGTTGCAGGGTTATATCAAATCGTTTGATAATTTCTGTGTGCTGATTGAGAGCGGCGGCGACTTTTTGCTGTATAAACACGCGATTTCATCCATTACCTCAGCCGACGGCTTGTTCAAGTTACATGGCGGCCGCGATTAG